A DNA window from Aestuariispira ectoiniformans contains the following coding sequences:
- a CDS encoding substrate-binding periplasmic protein yields MSSLAQADEAGLITFGFNDASAYPYLAGTGTELASPPGLSVELVQYVADRLDLPIRFERQPGMRVLHSLRVGKLDGAFLFSYRKAREEFGVYPMSDGKPDANQRLATLGYTLYKRPKTRINWDGKKFTGFTGRIAANLNYSIVADLRKLGITVTEGRSTAQSFRMLFADRVDAVADQETIADSYLTTIDHPMLEKVTPPLSKKAYFLLFSHQFMREHADIARRFWSEIARTRDRFTDRIAYRYANGAPAD; encoded by the coding sequence GTGTCGAGCTTGGCGCAGGCTGACGAGGCAGGCCTGATTACATTCGGCTTCAACGATGCAAGCGCCTATCCCTATCTTGCGGGCACAGGTACGGAGCTTGCCAGTCCGCCCGGATTGTCCGTGGAACTGGTCCAATATGTCGCTGACCGGCTCGACCTGCCGATCCGCTTTGAGCGCCAGCCCGGCATGCGTGTCCTGCACAGCCTCCGCGTCGGCAAGCTGGATGGCGCCTTCCTGTTCTCCTATCGCAAGGCACGCGAGGAATTCGGTGTCTACCCCATGTCGGACGGCAAGCCCGATGCCAACCAGCGCCTCGCGACCCTGGGCTATACCCTCTACAAGCGACCAAAGACCCGAATTAACTGGGATGGTAAAAAATTCACGGGTTTCACAGGCCGGATCGCAGCGAACCTGAATTATTCGATTGTCGCGGACCTGCGTAAACTGGGGATCACGGTCACGGAAGGACGCTCCACCGCACAAAGCTTTCGAATGTTGTTCGCCGATCGTGTGGATGCTGTGGCCGACCAGGAGACCATCGCCGATTCCTACCTGACAACCATTGATCACCCTATGTTGGAGAAGGTCACCCCGCCTCTGTCGAAGAAGGCTTATTTCCTGCTATTCAGCCACCAGTTCATGCGCGAACATGCCGATATCGCCCGACGGTTCTGGTCAGAAATCGCACGAACACGCGACAGGTTCACTGACAGGATAGCCTATCGTTACGCCAACGGAGCGCCCGCCGACTAG
- a CDS encoding LysR family transcriptional regulator, whose protein sequence is MDKLNGMVVFAAVVETGSFTAAARELGQSKSAVSKQVSKLEDRLGARLLHRTTRQLTLTDVGQAFYERCQRIVEEAEEAELAVTTMQQCPQGRLKLSLPHSYGGRHITPILPIFMERYPDITVDISFNDRRVDLLEEGFDLAVRVGILQDSSLIARKITEVRSHVISAPSYWDKNGRPTHPQELADHNCFTYANIDTPNIWRFPQAGGGDISVRVDGRLHSNNGDATLEAVKAGLGVARLPTFFFCENELKSGDLEEVLSDYSQARMGVYAVYPHARHLTTKVRVFIDFLVEQLAKSYEDVL, encoded by the coding sequence ATGGACAAATTGAATGGGATGGTGGTTTTCGCTGCCGTCGTTGAAACAGGCAGCTTCACCGCCGCCGCCCGCGAATTGGGTCAGTCAAAATCAGCCGTCAGCAAACAGGTCTCCAAACTGGAGGACCGTCTGGGTGCGCGGCTTTTACATCGCACGACCCGCCAGTTGACACTGACCGATGTGGGCCAGGCTTTTTACGAACGTTGCCAACGCATTGTAGAGGAGGCCGAAGAGGCCGAACTGGCCGTAACCACCATGCAGCAATGCCCGCAGGGACGCCTGAAGCTATCCCTGCCGCACAGCTATGGCGGACGGCATATCACGCCGATCCTGCCCATATTCATGGAGCGCTATCCCGATATCACGGTTGATATATCTTTCAACGACCGCCGCGTCGATCTGTTGGAAGAAGGGTTCGATCTGGCGGTTCGCGTCGGAATTCTGCAGGATTCCAGCCTGATCGCCCGCAAAATCACAGAGGTCCGAAGCCATGTGATCAGTGCACCGTCCTATTGGGACAAAAACGGCAGGCCCACCCATCCGCAGGAACTGGCAGACCACAACTGCTTCACCTACGCCAATATCGACACCCCGAATATCTGGCGCTTCCCGCAGGCCGGCGGCGGAGATATATCCGTCCGCGTCGATGGACGCCTGCACAGCAACAACGGCGACGCCACACTGGAAGCTGTGAAGGCCGGGCTTGGCGTCGCCCGCCTTCCCACCTTCTTTTTCTGCGAAAATGAACTGAAATCCGGCGACCTGGAAGAAGTGCTGTCAGATTACTCCCAGGCACGCATGGGCGTCTACGCGGTCTATCCACATGCCCGCCATCTGACCACCAAGGTCCGCGTCTTCATCGACTTTCTCGTAGAACAACTGGCGAAAAGCTATGAGGATGTTCTTTAG
- a CDS encoding PRC-barrel domain-containing protein, translated as MRKTVLTSISALAIAFALPAMAETTINDADTVRMTDEMEINDAAEEKLPVSEDLNAAANASVPVEKVNTQAEKPAAPMNPVAQLPKDEILGRKIVTADGEEAGDVNDLLVDKDNHITHVIVGVGGFFGFGAKPVSLPIQKLALADDNALSVDMTLKEVKGLPKAETTVQ; from the coding sequence ATGCGGAAAACTGTTCTTACGAGTATCTCCGCACTGGCGATCGCATTCGCTCTGCCGGCAATGGCGGAAACGACGATTAATGATGCCGATACTGTCCGTATGACAGACGAGATGGAAATCAACGACGCGGCGGAAGAAAAACTGCCGGTGTCCGAAGACCTCAATGCGGCGGCCAACGCCTCTGTTCCGGTAGAAAAAGTCAATACCCAGGCTGAGAAACCGGCCGCGCCCATGAACCCGGTTGCGCAATTGCCGAAGGATGAAATTCTGGGCCGTAAGATCGTCACTGCCGACGGCGAAGAAGCCGGTGATGTGAACGACCTGCTGGTGGACAAGGATAATCACATTACCCATGTGATCGTCGGCGTGGGCGGTTTCTTCGGGTTCGGTGCCAAGCCGGTGTCACTGCCCATCCAGAAGCTGGCCTTGGCCGATGACAACGCCCTGTCCGTCGATATGACCCTGAAGGAAGTGAAAGGCCTGCCCAAGGCCGAAACGACCGTGCAGTAA
- a CDS encoding MFS transporter, with protein MQVAVHADAERRQFFGVICSIIAAGLFGVAVGMIMPLLPLRMESWGVEPFWIGLNAAASSVAIFIVAVRMQPLLAHFYLPNVLYVGVALFCVSLIGMAYWENLIAWFFFRFVLGIGVALLWIGEEIWISKASPEHLRGRLIALYAALFAGSAAVGPLVLQLTGLEGTVPFWAVVGLTLLSIVPIALAHNAAPSFQGEGRIAMRTVVKAAVFLLLAGAMAGVADGAAWSMLSLYGLLVGIDEGVAVLLPSVHLIGALVLQAPVGWIADRMDKSAVLAVMAGLSSLTALVMWLAGPGTPVFWLALFCAGGFMMGLYSVALSILGQRFKSGGLAAANAAFIMCFEIGIMTGGPATGAAMQTIGAPGLLLVMGGGCFLVVLAWPFRQRLGG; from the coding sequence ATGCAGGTGGCTGTTCACGCGGATGCAGAGCGTCGCCAGTTCTTTGGGGTGATTTGCTCGATCATTGCCGCAGGCCTGTTCGGGGTTGCGGTGGGCATGATCATGCCCCTGTTGCCTCTGCGCATGGAAAGCTGGGGCGTGGAGCCTTTCTGGATCGGCCTGAATGCGGCGGCCAGCTCCGTTGCGATTTTCATCGTTGCGGTGCGGATGCAACCGCTTCTGGCCCACTTTTACCTGCCTAATGTACTTTATGTGGGTGTCGCCCTGTTCTGCGTTTCCCTGATCGGTATGGCCTATTGGGAAAATCTGATCGCCTGGTTCTTCTTTCGTTTTGTCCTCGGCATTGGTGTGGCGCTGCTTTGGATCGGCGAGGAAATCTGGATCAGTAAAGCATCGCCTGAGCATCTGCGTGGCCGACTTATTGCGCTTTATGCGGCGCTTTTTGCGGGCAGTGCTGCTGTGGGACCGCTGGTTCTTCAATTGACGGGCCTGGAAGGGACAGTGCCGTTCTGGGCGGTGGTGGGGCTGACGCTGCTCTCGATTGTGCCGATCGCACTTGCCCATAACGCCGCCCCGTCTTTTCAGGGAGAGGGCCGGATTGCCATGCGGACGGTGGTGAAGGCTGCCGTCTTCCTACTTCTGGCCGGGGCAATGGCAGGTGTTGCTGACGGTGCTGCCTGGTCGATGCTGTCGCTATACGGGCTGTTGGTCGGTATAGATGAAGGCGTGGCGGTTTTGCTGCCTTCGGTGCATCTGATTGGCGCCCTTGTCCTGCAGGCACCGGTCGGCTGGATTGCGGACCGGATGGACAAGTCGGCGGTCCTTGCCGTCATGGCGGGGTTGAGCAGCCTGACGGCCCTTGTGATGTGGCTGGCAGGGCCGGGGACGCCGGTCTTCTGGCTGGCCCTTTTCTGCGCAGGCGGTTTCATGATGGGGCTTTACAGCGTGGCCCTGTCGATCCTGGGGCAACGTTTCAAGAGTGGCGGTCTGGCTGCCGCGAATGCTGCTTTCATCATGTGTTTTGAGATCGGGATCATGACGGGCGGCCCGGCGACAGGGGCGGCGATGCAGACAATTGGCGCGCCGGGGTTGTTGCTGGTCATGGGCGGGGGCTGCTTCCTGGTGGTACTTGCCTGGCCGTTCCGCCAGCGCCTGGGCGGATAA
- a CDS encoding PRC-barrel domain-containing protein, with protein sequence MRKLLLTTISVLALGLALPAAAEQASPKPGVQEDDSGFFSYREVEGTMDVKGDDLGTITRYLDSNVLNRNRVTIGWVEDLLINPENNRVTHVVVDLRMEGKYIALPVKSLHPAPKERDALLTSLSDPELARLPSYEPMGEFWAVADSVDDGLMTASGPSEGNTQTLMEKVGPRGADMAADDILGRKVLTSDGYRAGEVSDLILDKDKAIVSVLMDVGGFMGFGEKTVSVPMKDISLAEGKSLYVSMTQEELEGLPEYTGKTD encoded by the coding sequence ATGCGGAAGTTACTGCTCACGACGATTTCTGTTTTGGCCCTTGGTCTGGCCCTGCCGGCAGCGGCGGAGCAAGCCTCGCCGAAACCCGGTGTTCAGGAAGATGACAGCGGCTTTTTCTCCTATCGCGAAGTCGAAGGCACGATGGATGTGAAGGGTGACGATCTGGGCACCATTACCCGTTATCTGGACAGCAATGTGTTGAACCGGAACAGGGTGACCATCGGTTGGGTGGAAGACCTGTTGATCAATCCGGAAAACAACCGCGTGACCCATGTGGTGGTTGATCTGCGTATGGAGGGCAAATATATCGCCCTGCCTGTTAAGTCGTTGCACCCTGCGCCGAAGGAACGGGATGCCCTGCTGACGTCATTGTCTGACCCAGAACTGGCGCGTCTTCCATCCTATGAACCCATGGGGGAGTTCTGGGCGGTCGCAGACAGCGTGGATGATGGTCTCATGACGGCGTCCGGCCCTTCGGAAGGGAACACGCAAACGCTGATGGAAAAGGTGGGCCCGCGGGGAGCGGATATGGCCGCCGACGATATTCTTGGTCGAAAAGTCCTGACATCGGATGGCTATCGCGCCGGTGAAGTCAGCGACCTCATCCTGGACAAGGACAAGGCTATTGTCTCCGTCCTGATGGATGTTGGCGGTTTCATGGGCTTCGGCGAAAAGACGGTGTCTGTTCCCATGAAGGACATTTCACTGGCCGAAGGCAAGTCGCTATACGTCAGTATGACCCAGGAGGAATTGGAAGGCCTGCCCGAATATACGGGCAAAACGGATTAA
- a CDS encoding putative bifunctional diguanylate cyclase/phosphodiesterase, whose product MLKVIGCIYYDHNIWLVLVAAAVCAAGSWATIRLFQRAATAKGMQQIGWHFLTAVGGGSSIWCTHFIAMLAYAPGAPVDLDPILTILSLLVAMIGTCIGFVLAAGAVFRPMPLIGGAVVGTAVSTMHYTGMLAYRVQGFVGWDMTYLVASIVMAVVFCALSMSFAMRVSSGINKAAATVSLVVGIVSLHFTAMTALEIQPILIDLAYTNPQAMEALALAVAVVTLIITGAGMVSYLIDDQVRAESHQQLMQMAMNDNLTGLPNRSSFNAHLDHEIYLARETGGRLALVSIDLDSFKEINDLKGHAIGDAVLQVVARRLAALLRDGEFVARVGGDEFAAVYRQHDHGSLDEFLSRLEGALSREVRLEGHGLSLQASLGVSFYPDDADCREGLVNNTTLAMYRAKADRNRTVCFYEQSMDETVRARRALAADLRQAVDNGELQLHYQVQTRVNSGEVCGFEALLRWVHPRKGVIPPSDFIPLAEENGLIVELGDWVLRQACLDASAWDQPYKVAVNLSPAQFNHSCLPERVQEVLAESGLPADRLELELTETTIIEDKERSLAILKQIRKLGVSIALDDFGTGYSSLDTLRSFPFDKIKLDRSFVIELEESKQARAIIRAVLALSRSLDIPVLAEGVETSGQIALLEKEGCHEAQGYLLGRPLPQAELRNIYDVAPDPAEEQIAYEFAI is encoded by the coding sequence ATGCTGAAAGTTATTGGCTGCATATATTATGACCATAATATCTGGCTGGTCCTGGTTGCCGCGGCTGTCTGTGCCGCTGGTTCCTGGGCGACGATCAGGCTTTTTCAGCGCGCAGCAACTGCCAAGGGGATGCAGCAGATCGGCTGGCATTTTCTGACGGCTGTCGGGGGCGGGTCCTCAATCTGGTGCACGCATTTCATCGCGATGCTGGCCTATGCGCCGGGCGCGCCGGTGGATCTGGACCCCATTCTCACCATTCTTTCGCTCCTGGTTGCCATGATTGGCACCTGCATTGGCTTTGTCCTGGCGGCAGGGGCGGTTTTTCGCCCGATGCCACTGATCGGCGGGGCCGTGGTCGGGACGGCTGTTTCCACCATGCATTACACAGGCATGTTGGCCTATCGTGTCCAGGGGTTCGTCGGCTGGGACATGACATACCTGGTGGCCTCCATTGTCATGGCTGTCGTTTTCTGTGCGCTGTCCATGTCTTTCGCCATGCGCGTGTCGTCCGGCATAAACAAGGCCGCCGCGACCGTGTCGTTGGTGGTCGGTATTGTCAGTCTGCATTTCACAGCCATGACGGCGCTTGAAATTCAACCGATCCTGATTGACCTCGCCTACACAAACCCACAGGCGATGGAGGCCCTTGCCCTTGCTGTTGCTGTGGTGACCCTGATCATTACCGGGGCAGGGATGGTCAGTTATCTCATTGATGATCAGGTCCGTGCGGAATCTCATCAGCAACTGATGCAGATGGCGATGAACGACAATCTGACCGGCCTGCCGAACCGCAGCAGCTTCAATGCGCATCTCGACCATGAAATCTATCTGGCGCGGGAGACCGGGGGGCGGCTTGCGCTGGTCAGTATTGATCTGGATTCATTCAAGGAAATAAATGACTTGAAGGGCCATGCGATTGGTGACGCCGTTCTCCAGGTCGTTGCGCGGCGGCTGGCGGCTTTGCTGCGCGACGGCGAATTTGTTGCGCGGGTTGGCGGGGATGAGTTTGCCGCCGTCTATCGCCAGCACGATCATGGCAGTCTGGATGAATTTCTGTCGCGCCTTGAAGGGGCTCTGTCCCGGGAGGTACGGCTGGAAGGCCATGGGCTTTCACTGCAGGCGAGTCTAGGCGTGTCCTTCTATCCGGACGATGCGGACTGCCGCGAGGGTCTTGTGAATAATACGACGCTGGCCATGTATCGCGCCAAGGCCGACAGAAACAGAACCGTGTGTTTCTATGAGCAGTCCATGGACGAGACTGTCCGGGCGCGCCGGGCACTGGCAGCGGATTTGCGGCAGGCTGTGGATAATGGCGAATTGCAGCTTCATTACCAGGTTCAGACCCGTGTCAATTCAGGTGAAGTCTGCGGTTTTGAAGCGTTACTGCGATGGGTGCATCCGCGGAAAGGCGTCATCCCTCCTTCCGATTTTATTCCGCTGGCCGAGGAGAATGGCCTGATCGTCGAACTGGGGGACTGGGTGCTGCGGCAGGCCTGCCTGGATGCCTCGGCCTGGGATCAGCCCTATAAAGTGGCGGTCAACCTGTCGCCCGCACAATTCAACCATTCCTGTCTGCCGGAACGGGTTCAGGAAGTCCTGGCGGAAAGCGGGTTGCCTGCTGATCGGCTTGAGCTTGAATTGACGGAAACAACGATCATCGAGGACAAGGAGCGTTCTCTCGCTATCTTGAAGCAGATCAGGAAACTGGGTGTCTCCATCGCGCTGGACGATTTCGGGACGGGCTATTCCTCCCTGGACACGTTGCGGTCTTTTCCTTTCGACAAGATCAAACTGGACCGGTCTTTTGTCATTGAACTGGAGGAAAGCAAGCAGGCGAGGGCGATCATTCGCGCCGTTCTGGCCCTGAGCCGCAGTCTTGATATTCCGGTTCTGGCGGAAGGTGTGGAGACCAGTGGGCAGATTGCCCTGCTTGAAAAAGAAGGCTGTCACGAGGCGCAGGGTTATCTGCTGGGGCGGCCCCTGCCGCAGGCGGAACTCAGGAACATATATGATGTGGCCCCTGATCCGGCGGAAGAACAGATCGCTTATGAGTTTGCCATCTAG
- a CDS encoding gamma-glutamyltransferase family protein produces MFTTRPELRGTFGMAASTHWLASQVAMRLLERDGNAFDAATAAGLMLQVCEPHMNGPAGDVPLIIHDAKTGKNRVVCGQGPLPEKATIDAYRALGLEIVPGTGLLAAVVPGAFDAWMLMFRDYGSLSLRDVMEPAIHYAEEGCPIPAGAVDILRAAERLLTEHWPANAAIYMPDGTLPEPQSLYKNPALAETWRRLLEIGEAAGADRKAQVDAARDAWSRGFVAEEIDRFCREEPHFDVTGQKNTGFLTADDMGKWSASYEDPVSMDYHGHTVLKCGPWSQGPVQLQSLALLKDAGLEKMDPRGADFIHTIVEAMKLSYADREAFYGDPDFIDVPLDVLLSEEYNAERRKLIGEEASMEFRPGTVEGFGGVVDYDGAVARRLPADQLDGFGGGEPTAGPGAGPKLHVGDTCHLDVIDRWGNMVSATPSGGWLQSSPVIPKLGFPLGTRAQMAWLDEGTAASLVPGKRPRTTLTPSLALKDGKAYMPYGTPGGDQQDQWQLIFLLRHIHHGMNLQEAIDCPSFHIEHFPGSFYPRQASPGRLVMEGRFDAEVIAELKRRGHDVAVGADWSEGRMSAASWTDGVMRAAANPRGMQGYAVGR; encoded by the coding sequence ATGTTCACGACACGGCCGGAATTGCGCGGGACTTTCGGGATGGCAGCATCTACCCATTGGCTGGCAAGCCAGGTGGCGATGCGCTTGCTGGAACGTGATGGCAATGCCTTTGATGCGGCGACCGCCGCGGGGCTGATGCTGCAGGTTTGTGAACCGCATATGAATGGCCCGGCCGGGGACGTTCCCTTGATTATTCATGACGCCAAAACCGGCAAGAACCGGGTGGTCTGCGGACAGGGACCGTTGCCTGAAAAGGCGACGATCGATGCCTACCGGGCGCTGGGGCTGGAAATTGTACCGGGTACCGGCCTTCTGGCGGCGGTTGTGCCGGGGGCGTTCGACGCCTGGATGTTGATGTTCCGCGACTATGGCAGCCTGTCCTTGCGCGATGTGATGGAACCGGCAATTCATTATGCGGAAGAGGGGTGCCCGATTCCTGCGGGTGCGGTGGATATCCTGCGCGCCGCGGAAAGGCTGCTGACGGAACATTGGCCCGCCAATGCTGCGATTTATATGCCTGACGGGACGCTTCCGGAACCGCAGTCGCTGTACAAAAATCCGGCTCTGGCGGAAACCTGGCGGCGTCTTTTGGAGATCGGGGAGGCCGCCGGGGCTGATCGTAAAGCCCAGGTGGATGCGGCGCGCGATGCATGGTCACGTGGATTCGTGGCGGAGGAAATCGACCGCTTCTGCCGGGAGGAGCCCCATTTCGATGTGACCGGCCAGAAAAATACCGGCTTCCTGACGGCTGATGACATGGGCAAATGGTCGGCCTCTTACGAGGACCCGGTCAGCATGGATTATCACGGCCACACGGTACTGAAATGCGGCCCCTGGAGCCAGGGGCCGGTGCAGCTTCAGTCGCTGGCGCTGTTGAAGGACGCCGGGCTGGAGAAGATGGACCCCAGGGGGGCGGACTTCATCCACACCATCGTGGAGGCGATGAAGCTTTCCTATGCCGATCGTGAGGCTTTCTATGGTGATCCGGACTTCATCGACGTGCCCTTGGACGTGCTTTTGTCCGAGGAGTATAACGCGGAACGGCGCAAGCTGATCGGCGAGGAGGCCAGCATGGAATTCCGTCCGGGAACGGTCGAGGGCTTTGGTGGTGTTGTGGATTACGATGGCGCGGTGGCGCGTCGCTTGCCGGCGGATCAGTTGGATGGCTTCGGCGGCGGTGAACCGACGGCAGGTCCCGGTGCGGGGCCGAAGCTGCATGTGGGTGATACCTGTCATCTGGATGTGATTGACCGTTGGGGCAATATGGTTTCCGCCACGCCCAGCGGCGGCTGGCTGCAAAGCTCCCCGGTGATCCCGAAACTGGGTTTCCCTCTGGGCACAAGGGCGCAGATGGCCTGGTTGGACGAAGGAACAGCCGCCAGCCTCGTGCCGGGCAAACGCCCGCGTACAACGCTGACGCCGTCCCTGGCGCTGAAAGATGGCAAGGCCTATATGCCTTATGGCACGCCGGGTGGCGACCAGCAGGACCAGTGGCAGTTGATCTTCCTGCTGCGCCATATCCATCACGGTATGAACCTGCAGGAAGCGATTGATTGCCCCAGCTTCCATATTGAACATTTCCCAGGGTCCTTCTATCCGCGTCAGGCCTCGCCGGGCCGTCTGGTGATGGAAGGGCGTTTCGACGCGGAAGTTATCGCGGAATTGAAGCGCCGTGGCCACGATGTGGCCGTGGGGGCGGACTGGTCCGAAGGGCGGATGTCTGCGGCAAGCTGGACCGATGGTGTCATGCGGGCGGCGGCCAATCCGCGGGGAATGCAGGGATACGCCGTCGGGCGCTAG